One part of the Nocardioides zeae genome encodes these proteins:
- a CDS encoding cation:dicarboxylate symporter family transporter, translating into MSSSTSAAPAQKRKSNARTHYLYIAVIVAVALGILVGAVVPDFAVELEPIGKAFVALIKMMIQPIIFCTIVLGVGSIRSAAKVGKVGGLALGYFIGMSTFALAIGMAVGNFLHPGEGLVVNDQVAASGAEIASNASHGSTMEFLVGIIPTSLVSALTSGEVLQTLFVALLVGFALQAMGKAGEPIIKGVGHIQRLVFRILAMIMWAAPVGAFAAIAAVVGATGLGALKSLAVLMIGFYITCALFVFVVLGTLLKVAAGINIFALLKYLGREFLLIVSTSSSESALPRLIAKMEHAGVDKSTVGVVVPTGYSFNLDGTAIYLTMASLFIASAMGDPLSIGEQVSLLVFMMIASKGAAGVTGAGMATLAGGLSSHRPELVDGVGLIVGIDRFMSEARAVTNFAGNAVATVLIGHWTGGLDREQYKGAISGAIPFDESTMVDDHGATEPADSPDDEAARVAQEKVLSRA; encoded by the coding sequence ATGAGCAGCAGCACCTCGGCAGCGCCGGCGCAGAAGCGCAAGAGCAACGCCCGCACCCACTACCTCTACATCGCGGTCATCGTGGCCGTGGCGCTCGGCATCCTGGTCGGCGCCGTGGTGCCCGACTTCGCCGTCGAGCTCGAGCCCATCGGCAAGGCGTTCGTCGCCCTCATCAAGATGATGATCCAGCCGATCATCTTCTGCACGATCGTCCTCGGTGTCGGCTCCATCCGCAGCGCCGCCAAGGTGGGCAAGGTCGGCGGCCTGGCCCTGGGCTACTTCATCGGCATGAGCACCTTCGCGCTGGCCATCGGCATGGCGGTCGGCAACTTCCTGCACCCGGGTGAGGGCCTCGTCGTCAACGACCAGGTCGCGGCGTCCGGCGCGGAGATCGCCAGCAACGCCTCCCACGGCAGCACGATGGAGTTCCTCGTCGGCATCATCCCGACGTCGCTCGTCTCGGCGCTGACCTCCGGCGAGGTGCTGCAGACGCTGTTCGTGGCGCTGCTCGTGGGCTTCGCCCTGCAGGCCATGGGCAAGGCGGGCGAGCCCATCATCAAGGGCGTCGGCCACATCCAGCGCCTGGTCTTCCGCATCCTCGCGATGATCATGTGGGCCGCGCCGGTCGGCGCGTTCGCCGCGATCGCGGCGGTCGTCGGCGCGACCGGCCTCGGTGCGCTCAAGTCGCTCGCGGTGCTGATGATCGGCTTCTACATCACCTGCGCGCTCTTCGTCTTCGTCGTCCTCGGCACGCTCCTCAAGGTCGCCGCGGGCATCAACATCTTCGCCCTGCTCAAGTACCTCGGCCGCGAGTTCCTGCTCATCGTCTCGACGTCGTCGTCCGAGTCGGCCCTGCCCCGCCTCATCGCCAAGATGGAGCACGCGGGCGTCGACAAGTCCACGGTCGGCGTGGTCGTCCCGACGGGCTACTCCTTCAACCTCGACGGCACCGCCATCTACCTCACGATGGCCTCGCTGTTCATCGCCTCCGCGATGGGTGACCCGCTGAGCATCGGCGAGCAGGTCTCGCTCCTCGTCTTCATGATGATCGCCTCGAAGGGTGCCGCGGGCGTCACCGGCGCCGGCATGGCGACGCTGGCCGGCGGCCTCAGCTCGCACCGCCCCGAGCTGGTCGACGGCGTCGGCCTCATCGTCGGCATCGACCGCTTCATGTCGGAGGCCCGCGCGGTCACGAACTTCGCCGGCAACGCCGTCGCCACGGTGCTCATCGGCCACTGGACCGGCGGTCTCGACCGCGAGCAGTACAAGGGCGCGATCTCGGGCGCCATCCCGTTCGACGAGTCGACGATGGTCGACGACCACGGCGCCACCGAGCCGGCCGACTCGCCGGACGACGAGGCCGCCCGCGTCGCCCAGGAGAAGGTGCTCAGCCGCGCCTGA
- a CDS encoding YihY/virulence factor BrkB family protein → MTAPTAPAADGSGRSGRPGRPGPTRRARLARARHLLWRLVVTTVGACLRNRVTGLAAEAAFFAILSVPPLVFALAGAIGYVSEHFSQAEVEEVRSFVVELSSRALTDAAVDRIVVPTIDEVLEGGRFDVISIGFVLALWSGSRALNVFVDTITIMHGLGGKRGIVATRALSFGLYLLGLVIGAVTLPLVVAGPTLLARLAPPRLAFLLEFYWPTVLLLGICFLATLYHVAVPVRTKWTFNLPGAVFALACWVLGSAALRWGLTVTSAESSSIFGPLAAPIYVLIWLYLLAIAVLIGAAVNAAFDEVFPQTVTATARRELARLLRSRRAGADAVVGD, encoded by the coding sequence ATGACCGCGCCCACCGCTCCCGCCGCGGACGGCTCGGGCCGGTCGGGCCGACCGGGCCGACCGGGCCCGACCCGCCGTGCGCGGCTCGCCCGTGCGCGGCACCTGCTGTGGCGCCTCGTCGTGACGACGGTGGGCGCCTGCCTGCGGAACCGGGTGACCGGCCTGGCGGCGGAGGCGGCGTTCTTCGCGATCCTGTCGGTGCCGCCCCTCGTCTTCGCGCTGGCCGGTGCGATCGGCTACGTCTCGGAGCACTTCTCCCAGGCGGAGGTCGAGGAGGTGCGCTCCTTCGTCGTCGAGCTCTCGTCACGGGCGCTGACGGACGCGGCCGTGGACCGGATCGTCGTGCCGACGATCGACGAGGTGCTGGAGGGCGGGCGCTTCGACGTGATCTCCATCGGCTTCGTGCTGGCCCTGTGGTCGGGGTCGCGGGCGCTCAACGTCTTCGTCGACACCATCACGATCATGCACGGTCTCGGCGGCAAGCGGGGGATCGTGGCCACCCGCGCCCTCTCCTTCGGGCTCTACCTGCTCGGGCTGGTCATCGGGGCGGTGACGCTGCCCCTCGTGGTGGCCGGCCCGACCCTCCTCGCCCGACTGGCCCCACCGCGCCTGGCCTTCCTCCTGGAGTTCTACTGGCCGACGGTCCTGCTGCTCGGCATCTGCTTCCTCGCGACGCTCTACCACGTCGCCGTACCGGTGCGGACGAAGTGGACCTTCAACCTGCCCGGTGCCGTCTTCGCGCTCGCCTGCTGGGTCCTGGGCTCCGCCGCGCTGCGGTGGGGGCTCACGGTGACGTCGGCCGAGTCGAGCTCGATCTTCGGTCCGCTGGCCGCGCCGATCTACGTGCTGATCTGGCTCTACCTGCTGGCCATCGCCGTGCTCATCGGCGCCGCGGTGAACGCCGCGTTCGACGAGGTCTTCCCCCAGACGGTGACGGCGACGGCGCGCCGCGAGCTCGCCCGCCTGCTGCGCTCCCGCCGGGCCGGCGCGGACGCCGTCGTGGGAGACTGA